The Streptomyces achromogenes genome window below encodes:
- a CDS encoding response regulator transcription factor, whose translation MVHIVDEDEDLRQSLVFLFESVGIQTLTYPDAASFLSEFDPAEPAVLIVDVRMPGLSGFPPQEQLLARDFPAPVIFCSAHSDIPMSVLALRQGAVDFLEKPYEPRKMLEVVQEQLLEATRLFARHRRRLEIRSRLETLTPREREVLRLVISGLSSQVIARRPGTSVKTVDVHRARIKVKTESESLATLVRDVLQNQITV comes from the coding sequence GTGGTCCACATCGTCGACGAAGATGAGGACCTGCGCCAGTCGTTGGTGTTCCTCTTCGAGAGCGTCGGCATCCAGACCCTCACCTATCCCGACGCGGCGTCCTTCCTCTCCGAGTTCGATCCGGCGGAGCCCGCCGTACTGATCGTCGACGTGCGCATGCCCGGGCTGAGTGGGTTCCCACCGCAGGAGCAGCTCCTCGCCCGGGACTTCCCGGCACCGGTGATCTTCTGCTCGGCTCACAGCGACATCCCGATGTCTGTGCTGGCCCTGCGCCAGGGAGCCGTTGACTTCCTTGAGAAACCCTACGAGCCGCGGAAGATGCTGGAAGTCGTTCAGGAGCAACTTCTCGAAGCAACGCGGCTCTTTGCCCGGCACCGTCGTCGTCTGGAGATCCGTTCCCGGCTGGAGACCCTGACGCCCCGCGAGCGAGAGGTGCTACGACTGGTGATCAGCGGACTTTCGAGCCAGGTCATCGCCCGGCGGCCGGGCACCAGCGTCAAGACGGTCGATGTCCACCGGGCTCGGATCAAGGTCAAGACTGAGTCGGAAAGCCTGGCCACTCTGGTCCGGGATGTGCTCCAGAACCAGATCACCGTCTGA
- a CDS encoding LuxR C-terminal-related transcriptional regulator produces MIEKMQSQTSATIDTRQQYVRALQSALSVDEVTDAFMRAGAPMIPSDAHAAYRLHADADRVGIMGVSAQQRFLDDYEDYGRRDDPVLEFALRELRAIDSSRVPVPEVWESSGAHAALGVAGFVHSLEAPVIVGGAVFGTLNFARAQSRPRFSRRDLVAAGFMGEQLGLAMERALRFEVTGRRVGFLEQALDSLAQPVVVTDLDCRTLFRNRAARKLEAGGADGLGGPLDVPIAEAMEEFRTNGRRVYTGSVHDPGSGEHLITRSLNVSQTQDVAVTLVFKADSERTRTLPAWNVLSRREQEIAELVAQGLSTRQIAEQAFITENTVKQHLKRMFAKVDARNRAELIQRVWAHGGNAVKPLP; encoded by the coding sequence GTGATCGAGAAAATGCAGTCACAGACATCCGCGACCATCGATACCCGTCAGCAGTATGTCCGTGCCCTGCAGTCGGCCCTTAGTGTGGACGAGGTCACCGACGCGTTCATGCGTGCCGGAGCACCCATGATCCCTTCAGATGCCCACGCGGCGTACCGGCTCCACGCAGATGCCGACCGGGTCGGCATCATGGGAGTTTCGGCACAACAACGCTTTCTTGACGATTACGAGGACTACGGCAGACGAGATGACCCGGTCCTCGAATTCGCGCTACGCGAACTAAGAGCCATCGATTCGTCTCGTGTCCCCGTTCCCGAGGTATGGGAGTCGAGCGGCGCGCACGCGGCGCTGGGCGTGGCTGGTTTCGTCCACTCGCTGGAGGCGCCGGTGATAGTGGGCGGGGCTGTCTTCGGCACTCTGAACTTCGCGCGGGCGCAGAGCCGTCCCAGGTTCAGCCGGAGGGACCTTGTGGCAGCCGGGTTCATGGGTGAGCAGCTTGGCCTGGCCATGGAACGGGCTTTGCGCTTCGAGGTCACCGGCCGCCGTGTCGGCTTCCTCGAGCAGGCGCTGGACTCGCTTGCGCAGCCTGTCGTCGTCACCGACCTGGACTGTCGGACGTTGTTCCGGAACCGGGCCGCACGCAAACTGGAGGCGGGCGGTGCCGACGGGTTGGGCGGTCCCCTCGACGTGCCCATCGCCGAGGCGATGGAAGAATTCCGCACGAACGGCCGGCGCGTTTACACCGGGAGTGTCCACGACCCCGGATCCGGCGAGCATCTGATCACGAGATCCCTTAACGTGTCGCAGACGCAGGACGTCGCGGTCACCTTGGTGTTCAAGGCCGATAGTGAAAGGACGCGAACCCTGCCGGCCTGGAACGTGCTGTCCCGGCGAGAGCAGGAGATCGCCGAATTGGTCGCTCAGGGTCTCAGCACCAGACAGATCGCGGAACAGGCCTTCATCACCGAGAACACGGTGAAGCAGCATCTCAAGCGCATGTTCGCCAAAGTGGACGCGCGCAATAGGGCGGAACTCATCCAGCGCGTTTGGGCGCATGGCGGTAACGCGGTCAAGCCTTTGCCGTGA
- a CDS encoding TetR/AcrR family transcriptional regulator — protein MSEAKARGPYAKSAARREEILRAARESFAEHGYAAASLRDIAERAGITAAGLLHHFRGKEELLGAVLAQRDSEEWAEGTARVASLEDLAPYFSARLRKHQEHPELMCLWIELAAAASRPDHLAHSYFVDRQAHGLAHLTEGLREYAERGRLRKGISPGSAALMIEAMLSGLQGKWLLNQDLDIIEPLNDLLRLLIEADDA, from the coding sequence GTGAGTGAGGCGAAGGCACGCGGGCCGTACGCCAAGTCGGCGGCCCGGCGGGAGGAGATCCTGCGCGCGGCACGCGAGAGCTTCGCCGAGCACGGGTACGCCGCTGCTTCCCTGCGTGACATCGCCGAACGCGCCGGCATAACGGCCGCCGGGCTTCTCCACCACTTCCGCGGCAAGGAGGAACTCCTCGGCGCGGTCCTCGCGCAGCGCGACTCCGAGGAGTGGGCGGAGGGTACGGCTCGGGTCGCAAGCCTGGAGGATCTCGCCCCCTACTTCAGCGCCCGGCTCCGCAAGCACCAGGAACACCCCGAGCTGATGTGCCTGTGGATCGAGCTCGCCGCCGCCGCCTCACGCCCGGACCACCTCGCGCACTCCTACTTCGTCGATCGTCAGGCCCACGGGCTCGCGCACCTGACGGAGGGGCTGCGGGAGTACGCGGAGCGCGGCAGGCTGCGCAAGGGCATCAGCCCCGGAAGTGCGGCCCTGATGATCGAGGCGATGCTGAGCGGCCTCCAGGGGAAATGGCTGCTGAATCAGGACTTGGACATCATCGAGCCCCTCAACGACCTGCTCCGTCTGCTCATCGAGGCGGATGACGCGTAG
- a CDS encoding ABC transporter substrate-binding protein translates to MRIRPPHTSPRSLALVALTTTAVLLTTTACDGQAASSSSTTSTLSLAIMGTPNSFAPAQLTEGQQAYVWSSLYDTLLLVNDDGDLRPGAAQRWTYSDSGRTLTLTLRTGMKFSSGSPVTAAAVKATLNLIRTSGQNQTQLAAVDSIDAPDDRTVVLKLRNPDASLLHALAGAGGVIADPQTMRTSGSALNPVSSGPYTLDKGATVNGSVYVLKRRDDYWNKQAYPFPTVKIKVISDRAASVNALKAGEINAGSVEAQQLSSLKAAGFTTKLIEATSVATLLLFDRKGEVLKPLGDVRVRKAINMAFDREKMVRLFLKGSGRATEQLYHPLDEGYDPALDHTYPHDPAGAKKLLAEAGYPDGFSVHMPSLYFTKPFEPTISQSLADIGIKVTWDPAPAQQTISALATRKYPMALVIDGLDPVPVQTRDYFSPNGYRNVFASSDPRLTRLLLKANGETDASKAAEVYKQIDAFTVNNAWTAPVFYIGVHWVTKKGIVFRGDGSSTQNSLRQFGLAGQAGG, encoded by the coding sequence ATGCGTATTCGACCCCCGCACACCTCACCCCGGTCTCTCGCTCTGGTCGCCCTGACCACCACGGCCGTGCTGCTCACGACAACGGCGTGCGACGGCCAGGCGGCATCCTCGTCGTCCACGACCTCGACGCTCTCCCTGGCCATCATGGGCACCCCGAACTCGTTCGCTCCCGCCCAGCTCACCGAGGGGCAGCAGGCCTACGTCTGGAGCTCCCTCTACGACACACTGCTCCTCGTCAACGACGACGGCGACCTCCGGCCGGGCGCGGCGCAGCGCTGGACATACTCCGACAGTGGCCGGACCCTGACCCTGACACTGCGCACGGGCATGAAGTTCAGCTCGGGTTCCCCGGTGACGGCGGCCGCTGTAAAGGCGACCCTGAACCTGATCAGGACGTCCGGCCAGAACCAGACACAACTCGCCGCCGTGGATTCCATCGATGCTCCCGACGACCGGACAGTGGTGCTGAAGCTCCGCAACCCGGACGCGTCGCTCCTGCACGCCCTGGCCGGGGCCGGCGGGGTGATCGCCGATCCCCAAACCATGAGGACCAGCGGTTCCGCGCTGAATCCGGTCTCCTCGGGGCCCTACACCCTGGACAAGGGCGCGACGGTCAACGGGTCGGTCTACGTGCTCAAGCGGCGCGACGACTACTGGAACAAGCAGGCCTATCCGTTTCCCACCGTCAAGATCAAGGTGATCTCCGACCGTGCTGCCTCGGTCAACGCCTTGAAGGCCGGTGAGATCAACGCCGGCTCCGTGGAGGCGCAGCAACTGAGCTCGCTGAAGGCAGCCGGCTTCACCACCAAGCTCATCGAGGCGACCTCGGTGGCCACGCTCCTGCTGTTCGACCGCAAAGGTGAAGTGCTCAAGCCGCTCGGAGACGTACGGGTGCGCAAGGCCATCAACATGGCCTTCGACCGGGAGAAGATGGTCCGGCTCTTCCTCAAGGGCTCCGGCAGGGCGACGGAACAGCTTTACCACCCCCTGGACGAGGGCTACGACCCCGCGCTCGACCACACCTACCCCCACGACCCGGCCGGCGCGAAGAAGCTGCTGGCCGAGGCCGGATACCCGGACGGATTCTCGGTGCACATGCCGAGCCTGTACTTCACCAAGCCCTTCGAGCCCACCATCTCGCAGTCGCTCGCGGACATCGGCATCAAGGTCACCTGGGACCCCGCACCCGCCCAGCAGACAATCTCGGCCCTGGCCACCAGGAAATACCCCATGGCCCTGGTCATCGACGGTTTGGACCCCGTCCCGGTGCAGACCCGCGACTACTTCTCCCCGAACGGGTACCGCAACGTGTTCGCCTCCTCCGATCCCCGGCTGACCCGGCTGCTGCTGAAGGCGAACGGCGAAACCGATGCCTCGAAGGCGGCAGAGGTGTACAAGCAGATCGACGCGTTCACGGTGAACAACGCCTGGACGGCGCCCGTCTTCTACATCGGCGTCCACTGGGTGACCAAGAAGGGCATCGTCTTCCGCGGGGACGGCTCCTCGACGCAGAACAGTCTGCGGCAGTTCGGTCTCGCCGGCCAGGCCGGTGGGTGA
- a CDS encoding ABC transporter permease, whose amino-acid sequence MILYVLRRLTAGLVLAVLVTMITFLLLSTSLDDIAGSILGSSATPARIEQQKAQLGLDRPVLVQYLDWLSHAVRGDFGLSYFTSEPVRSAIAARLGVTLSVVLVALLLTAVVGVTLGVLAATRAGVVDRIAQGASLFGHLVPNLLIAIGLVWLLALRLHWLPATGYTPLAEDPARWAASITIPVLALTAAGAASLTSQVRGAMIDELRKDYVRTLRTRGIRLRSILLRHALRNAAGPALTVLSLEFVQMFGGALVIEQVFALPGFGSYAFNASLQGDIPIIMGITLFAVLLVVCVNLLVDLANGWLNPKARIR is encoded by the coding sequence ATGATCCTCTATGTGCTGCGCCGCCTGACCGCGGGACTGGTACTGGCGGTGCTGGTGACCATGATCACGTTTCTGCTGCTGAGCACGTCGTTGGACGACATCGCAGGCAGCATCCTCGGAAGCTCCGCGACGCCGGCCCGCATCGAGCAGCAGAAGGCGCAGCTGGGACTGGATCGCCCGGTGCTCGTGCAGTATCTGGACTGGTTGTCCCACGCCGTGCGGGGCGACTTCGGACTCTCCTACTTCACCAGCGAGCCCGTACGGTCGGCCATCGCCGCGCGCCTCGGTGTCACCCTGTCCGTGGTGCTTGTGGCGCTTCTCCTTACCGCCGTCGTGGGTGTGACGCTCGGTGTGCTGGCGGCCACCCGTGCCGGAGTCGTCGACCGGATCGCACAGGGTGCCTCGCTGTTCGGCCACCTCGTGCCGAACCTCCTGATCGCCATCGGGCTCGTATGGCTCCTGGCCCTGCGCCTGCACTGGCTCCCGGCCACCGGATACACGCCACTGGCGGAGGATCCCGCCCGTTGGGCGGCCTCGATCACCATCCCCGTACTAGCCCTGACGGCAGCCGGGGCCGCCAGTCTCACATCCCAGGTCCGCGGGGCCATGATCGACGAACTGCGCAAGGACTACGTCCGTACCCTCCGGACACGCGGCATTCGCCTCCGCTCGATCCTGCTGCGCCACGCCCTGCGCAACGCCGCGGGTCCGGCACTGACGGTGCTGTCCCTTGAGTTCGTGCAGATGTTCGGGGGAGCTCTGGTCATCGAGCAGGTCTTCGCGCTGCCGGGTTTCGGCTCGTACGCCTTCAACGCGTCTCTCCAGGGCGACATCCCGATCATCATGGGCATCACGCTCTTCGCGGTTCTGCTCGTGGTCTGCGTCAACCTGCTCGTCGACCTCGCGAACGGATGGCTCAACCCGAAGGCGAGGATTCGATGA